The genomic interval AGGGAGAGGATCTGGACTTGGAAGCTGGGAACGATGGTGGCTGGCTGAAGTCTTTGTGGTGATCTCTGCCTGTCAGGCTGTTACTGTCGCGTCTGTCTTCAGCCCTGCCTGCATTTTCGTTGTCCGATGATACTCTATAGGGAAGCCTCAGTGACGTGGTGAGCTGAGCCTAGAACATCGGTATCAGGGGCTACAGCCGTCTCGATGCCTTGTTCGGCATTGGCCAGTGCGACAAACTGGTTGTGATCAGGTCTCTCAACTCATAAACCCTACGAGACAAACTGAGCCGGAGGAGCTTGAGAGACGGACAACAAGCGCGGTTGGCGTGTCATGCTTCTCGGAAAAGGGTCTCTTTACCATCAAGCAGGTCACAAATGGGCATGATATGAACAGATCTTGTGCCTGCTGAAAGCTGCGGGCACTTACCTCGCTGACCTTGCAACCTCGCGAAGCAAATGCATTCTCTTGTGGCTCAAAACACAAGGCAATCCCGAGATTAATATCTGCTCATTACGAGTGCAGTAACTCCATCAAACCAAATAAAACCGTCAAAACGCTAACGATAGCAAAACGACCATATCGATACGCTTGTTTCACCCTCAACGCCGTCCATTTCCTCATGCCCAATTGAGGAcgtcttctttttttttttttctcaacCCTCATTGTGTATCCTCCATCAATCCCCTACTCAGCTTAAACTCCCCATGAACCGCCAACCCAAACGTCTGCTTCCTCGTCACGCGCTTCTGGATCGCCCCCAGATTACCGCTCGCCCCCCGATTGTTCAAGTAGCTCGGCGGCTCATCCACCTGCCCCCTCTCAACCCACTGTTTGCACAGATCCGCATTGACCAAACTCATGATCTTTGTCGAGACATAAAACCTGCCAAGCACATCTCCCTCCagcttcgtcgtcgtcgtaaaCTGCCGGTCCTCCTCTGTAGCAGCGGGCTGAAGCGTCTTCAGCGAAAGCACCACCCAGTACCACGCCATCGACTTGTTCTTCTCAAATGCGTTCCTCCCCGCAATCTCCTCAGCACACACCGGACCCAGCGTATCGGGCGGTGCAGCACCCGGCGGCGGGACGCCAGCCGGGGCGCGAACCGGACGGATGAGCTTTCCCTGAAATCGCAACACCGGTTTGGAGTTCTGCTGCCCCGTCGGGATGAGATACTGAATCTGCTCCACATGCATGATGCCAACCGCCGGAACAGAAGCGTCAgccggctgctgctgggagcCGTCTGCCGGCAGTCCGAGCTGGACCCTGATGGGGTCGTGAACCATGATCATCTCGGCGCCAAAGTATACTCCCTGAAAACACTTCAGGCGGAAGAGATTATCGTCCGTGGGCGCGTCGTGGATCTTattgaagaaggagaagcagtCGTTGATGCTCCTGGCTGCGAGTTTGGACGCCTCGAGACCCACGGTTTGCAGcgcctgttgctgttgggcagCATCTTTGCCGCGACGTTCGTTTTCGCTGAGGGCCAGCCAATCGACCTCGTCGAAGGGTTTGCCTCTGAGATGGGCCGGAGAGTCTGGCACACTAAACGTGAGGAACGGGCGCATGGTCGAGGCGTCCTTGACAACGATGTCTTGCTGAAGCGTCGCGTGGCCCAGGGGCGCGATTTGAAACTCGTAGCTAGTATCTGGTGCACCAGGCTGTGCGCCTGGTCGAAGAGTGATGGCGAAAACGATGCCTAGCCGCCAGGCGGTGAACCTGTACCAGACCATCTCCCCAACACGGAAGACATTAGAAAGCCCAGTCGTGCCCGGGGGCATTGGTATTTGTGATGGCTGTGCTGGAACCTGTTGCGTTTGTTGCTGTTCGGGGTGGACAGATACCGCTTGTGAgcgaggaggtgttgagttTTGCACCGCTGCCGAGCCGGTGGCAGGGTTGGCTTCCCACGCCGCGATAGCGTCTGGTCGTTTTTTCTGCTGAGCCTCGACATATCTGGCACAAAGATCGCAAGGGCACTGGCTGGGGTCTCGTGAATCGCTGGCGAGCCATAAAGCGTGACTGGCAAACTCGCCCGGGGTACGGTAGAGGGACTTTGCACCTGCTGGGTGTCCATACAAGTAATAATCCCTGGCCCCGTCTTTTCTGATAGCTACTCGCAACTCGTACCCCTTTGGAAATGCCGAAAGTATGAATTGGCGTTCTGTGCAAGGTAGGCATCAGcatctcctgctcccaccaacacccaaaGGGAGCTTACTGTCATCTTTCGGCGCAAGCTGCATCCCAAGATGTCCTCCAATGATCACTTGCCATCGTTCAAGTTGTGTTACGTCCTGGTCTTCGCCCATATCAAGGGGCTTCTGGTCCAGGTCTTGGTAACTCTGACCATCACTGCGGGCAATGCTGATGGGCCAGTAGTCGGCGTTCGTATCGTCCTTAGCCGCCGAACTCGCCATCTTCCTATTACTGTACCTTTGGATAATTCATAAAGTGTTGCTGAAGCTGAGTGGAAGATGCAAGTTGCAAGTTGGACGACGTAATCCACCCATCTGGAAGCTATGTGGTCCGTGCCATGTTGGCTGTGAGTTCCCTGGTTTGTGGCGCTGCGCACGTGACAAGCACGTGAGTAACCGCACTCATACCAAGGATGGCCGTAGCGAATGTCTTCAAGCTCAAGCCATGCGGGACTATCAGTCTCATGCCAGTAATCAGGCCCCAAGTGTCGCTTCATGATGTGTTTTCTGTCACAATTTTACCTCGGACACCAGCTGATCGTGTTCCACTTTGTAGGTGCCTTTAGTCTGAGAAGGACACATGCTAATGACTGACCAACCTTCGAGAGGAGCTGTTGCGCCATATGGCGGCGTTTTCCATGGTCTTCATGGACCCGATACCGAGAATTTCAGCACCCCTGATGATAGGGTTGTTTTTCCGAGGCCAAACAGTGAGCATGCTGTTAACGGGGCCCATTTGGGGACCTGAAGGCGTATCAGCACCAGATCAACCACAGATCATGATGGATGGTAGGCTGGCCCTAGTACTGGGAATGTCACCGATTCTGGTCTACGCGATTGAAATCACCGGATTCTCGCAGTTGGGGAGGCAGAGAACACAACCTCAAGAGCACAAGGAGGGGTTCAGATTGTGGGTATTCTCACAACACATGGCATCCAATCATCCCGTGGTCTCTGATCGATTGCTGCTATCCTTTGTTCTTGCAGCCGTGTACCGGTATCTAATTTAACCTGTtgtccacctccaaaaaaaatatttttcAGATACCAACTATTGGTTCCATGTTCAAGACTTGCCTCTGCCTAGTACTTTCAAGCACATGATTCCATGCAAGTGAACTCAACACCTCACATGAAAATGACTTTCACAAAAAGGTCAAGACCAGAGAGGCGTAGAGCAGATTCAGAccgcctcccaaaaaaaaatcaccCCATACCACAAGGTACTGGCACAACATATACCAGCACCAATAACACTAGCTCTACCACCCGGCTGTAAAGCTGCCCAATATGTATTTCCATGCAAGGCATATATCCGCCGCACACTGTTGCTTACTCataacaacacaacacatcTCCAAACGTGATAGGCCCGAAGAACCGACGAAAGAACGGGTTGCCCTCCCTTTTCAGCGAAGCACTGAGCAAGACCGAGTCAGTCAGTAAAAGACGGGAAATGATGAAGATCAACAAGCTCGAGGAGAAAGAACAGTTCACCGCTTAGACACTGGTCTGAGCAGTAATCCATACTGTGAGCTGACCGCTCAAACTGAAGCCTTGTTCGATCTCTACCCTCCATGATGCTGATGGTTGGTTTCCATGTTTCCACATGTCGTTTCGCGGCACAACACCTGTTTACTGCCCATCAACCCAAGAATATCTCTTGCCAAacacaaaacccaaaaaagaaaaaaaagaaggaaaaaaagaagaaaaaaaaagaaaaaagaaagattcCTTTGACAACCCGatcgagaaaaaaaaacacgaAAAACGGCCTTGCGTCATGCCGCCGCACGGTTGACGAGGGAATTGGGCTCGACACCTCCCAATCTCCCCTGAGCCACCACACCGCCAACACATCGTTAACAGCCGACTCCAAAGTGGATTTTCCCCAGCTGGAAGCACGCAacggaagagagagaaaaaaaaaaggaaaaaaaaaaagtctcCAAAAAGGCGGGATGAAATGagatgaaagaaaaaaacatgTCACCGGAATCGAGCCTAAACAGGGATTTCTTTCTCGATTCTCCAGCTTGATTCGATCTGCTGTCAGGCACGGAAGCTCACCCGTGCAAAAAGCTCATTTCATCCTGGTTCCCGCTCTGGGCCTAGCGCACTCAATCTCCTCAGCTGCGGCTCCCATTGGCCAACACGTGCTGTTCCTGACAGCAACCCCTGCGACATGACCCTTACTGCCGAGATGAGCCACACCAGGAACACACCAGGAACCGGATCAAACATGTCTCCTGATTGGGCCGTCCTTGAGGCTATCGAGAACcgctcccatcccccccagaAAAAACGTGGAGAcacaaactcctccccaactccattGTGGACATCTCTCTCACCTCTTCTCAGTCCTCAACCTTGCACAACCTTGCACATACAGGGCCGCATCCACATTCTCGTTCTGCATCCAGAACGTCCTCTCCTTTTTTTcgtctctcttttctctctttccttttcccggCCCCTTGTCAATCTTTTCGATCTCGAtatcgacgacgacaaggtcGGTCGCCAGTCAAACACATTCGCTaccatctcggcctggcCTCACGCTCTTTTCTGCTATGCGCCGCTGACAGAGATATCTGCGACCATATAAAACAGCCCACAGTTTGAAAAACAAGGAGCGGTGGAGACGAAGCCATCCTAGGGGCAACACCGCAACTCGGGTCAACCTTGTGTCGTCTGAGAGACGCGACGAACACACGACTTCAGATCTTCAACTCTTTCAACCAAACACACCACAACCATGAAGCTCACAACTACGCTTCAGGCCGTCATCGGCTCGGCCTCATTTCTCTTCGCGGCCCAACCCGCTCTTGCAGGCCACGTCCACGGCGGCCACCGTCACGCACACGAGAGATATGCCAGGAGGCagaaccaccacagccacatGGCTGGAGAGGTCATTGGTGCCTCCAGAATCGCTGCGAGAAAGGCCCCATGCTCCTTGCCAAATGATCCCGACCTCGTGCGCGTTCCCGGTGACGTTAACAACGGCTTTGCCATGAGCCCTGATGAGCCTTGCGAGGATGGAAAGTGGTGCCCGATTGCTTGCAGGTCCGGAAAGGTTATGGCCCAGTGGAAGCCAAACACAAAATATACCTATCCGGAATCCATGGTGAGTGGTCTGATGTTGGCTTCGTAGCGTGTACCGGGTTGGTGGCTGACATCCCCTAGTATGGCGGTCTGTACTGTGATGGCGGCAAGCCCATGAAGCCATTCAAGGAGAAGCCATACTGCGTTGATGGCACTGGCGCCGTCAAGGCCGTCAACAAGTGCGGCAAGGTCGTGTCTTTCTGCCAGACCGTTCTTCCCGGCAACGAAGCCATGATCATCCCAACAGATGTCTCCGACACCATGACCCTTTCCGTCCCAGATGCCTCGTACTGGGCCCAAACCGCCGCTCAGTGAGTTGCTCCAAATCCATCCGATCTCTGCCTCATCGTGATGCTAATCCCGGATAAAGTTATTATGTAAACCCCCCAGGAGTTGATGCCTCCAGGGGTTGCGTGTGGGGCAAGATCACCGAGGCGATCGGCAACTGGAGTCCTTACGTCGCCGGCGCCAACACCCAGAGCAGCGGAGAAACTTTTGTCAAGATCGCCTGGAACCCCGAGTACATGACCACCGACAACTCCAAGAACACGCCCACCTACGGCCTCAAGATCGAATGCCCCGACGGCGGCTGCAACGGTCTCCCCTGCGTCATCGATCCCACCAAGAGCggagtgggtggtgtggaaaGCCCCAACACCGCCAGCGTCGATGGCGGCGCCAACTTCTGCGTCGTGACCGTCCCCAAGGGCAAGACCGCCAACATTGTCGTCTTTAACACCGACGGCTCGACTGGcgagaagcccaagcccaaggaggaacccaagcccaagcccaaggaggAGCCAAAGCCAACCCCCAAGCCAGAGCCAACCACCGTCGCCAAGGTCCCCAAGACGACCGCCGCTCCTccaagcagcaccaccgaggccgccttctccatcaagaaggtcaacccaacaacctccaagTCATGGTCCTCCGAGTCCACCTCGGACCCCTACTTTATGGGTGGTATCTTCCTGGAAAGCACAGCCGTTGGTAAAACCAAGACCTACTCCGACATCGAACCGACCGCCACTGCCGAgaccgtcaccaccaccgaagccGACGGAGCCGATTCcagagccgccgccgccgctgctgctgctgcttcaaCTTCCCCAAGCAACGAAGGGGGTGCTGCCGACCACGGCGGAAGCGCCATTGCCGGCCTTGTCGTCGCcattgttgctgctgctgccttgcTTTAAAGCCGTCCTTTCGACGACATGTTTCTTTTCGCTCAACAAGCGaccctcttttttttttccctttcgaTTCGATTGAACAGATACGACTttcacccccttcttttAAAGCCGACGAAGACGACCCTAATCCGCCAGATACAAAGCGCCTAATGACTCGTCAGCTGAACTTGTACACACTTTTTTGTTCGATTTTCTTCGCCAAAACACTTTACACCGGCGGCCTAGTGTCTATTATTCTTCTTTTTCACCGGAGGCGACCAACCATCGACGACTGGTTCGataacctttttttttttttttttttttttgctttgtcgGCATTCACTCTTGCCCGACGACATTTCTTCGAAGAGAGTTCAGCGAGCGAATATTTGTTGATATTTCGACACAcatttgggtttttttttttttttttctttcttctgcTATTTGTTGAGCCAGAGTTTTTTTCTTGCGCGATATACCCccattttttgtttttgcttACTTACAATGGTTGGGCCTGTTTTCGAGGTCATTTTGCTTTTTTGCTTGCTGAAAGGagttgctgtggttgtttttgttatTACGAAGTAGGGAAACATGATGCATGggatggttggttggttgctgggttggcggggggggaggaaggggggagaggttaGGGAAAAAACATgattggagggggaggaaggggaagtgTCATGTCTGGCTGGGAGACCTTCAGCTTGGAAGGGTTGGAAACGAACGAACTCTGTatgttgggaggaggaaaggctGGTTTATCAATGATGGGCGGTTTTGCCAACGAACTGGACGCGGACCAGCTTTTTATGCCCCTCATCTCCCTTTCTGAACAAGAGGTGGCAGGCAGACAATGAGGTATATAAGGGAATGAAAAATGAAGATGATTGGACGATggtaaaaaaataaaagaaaaaaaaagggaaaaaacaAGATAACACTTGCTCCTGTTTCCGTGCTGCTGATTGTGAATGTATTGGTTAAATGATGGTTATCTTGATGACgagggctgggttggttggtggaggaagaaaagagcaaaCACCTGAttttctggggaggaggaggaggaggaggaggaggagagagaggggggcgggCGAAAAtgaaaagaggaggggcCACGACCAAAGTTTTGTTGAAGCAAGTGTAACGGCTCGCCGGCTCGCCGGCCGCACTCTCCCTTCTTATTAACCCACATTTCAGACACGACACGACTCAGACATTTTTTTCTCCCTCGGGTATGACGACAACCCTTTGTGGCACATTTTCATTTCATGAATACCACGAGATGAATGTGTGAATGGCTAAACGGTAATTCTTCACATGTATGGTCACATACTTTGTCGGATAGAACAAGGGCACT from Podospora pseudoanserina strain CBS 124.78 chromosome 6, whole genome shotgun sequence carries:
- a CDS encoding hypothetical protein (EggNog:ENOG503NVFI; COG:S): MASSAAKDDTNADYWPISIARSDGQSYQDLDQKPLDMGEDQDVTQLERWQVIIGGHLGMQLAPKDDKRQFILSAFPKGYELRVAIRKDGARDYYLYGHPAGAKSLYRTPGEFASHALWLASDSRDPSQCPCDLCARYVEAQQKKRPDAIAAWEANPATGSAAVQNSTPPRSQAVSVHPEQQQTQQVPAQPSQIPMPPGTTGLSNVFRVGEMVWYRFTAWRLGIVFAITLRPGAQPGAPDTSYEFQIAPLGHATLQQDIVVKDASTMRPFLTFSVPDSPAHLRGKPFDEVDWLALSENERRGKDAAQQQQALQTVGLEASKLAARSINDCFSFFNKIHDAPTDDNLFRLKCFQGVYFGAEMIMVHDPIRVQLGLPADGSQQQPADASVPAVGIMHVEQIQYLIPTGQQNSKPVLRFQGKLIRPVRAPAGVPPPGAAPPDTLGPVCAEEIAGRNAFEKNKSMAWYWVVLSLKTLQPAATEEDRQFTTTTKLEGDVLGRFYVSTKIMSLVNADLCKQWVERGQVDEPPSYLNNRGASGNLGAIQKRVTRKQTFGLAVHGEFKLSRGLMEDTQ
- a CDS encoding hypothetical protein (CAZy:GH132; COG:S; EggNog:ENOG503NVKV), whose product is MKLTTTLQAVIGSASFLFAAQPALAGHVHGGHRHAHERYARRQNHHSHMAGEVIGASRIAARKAPCSLPNDPDLVRVPGDVNNGFAMSPDEPCEDGKWCPIACRSGKVMAQWKPNTKYTYPESMYGGLYCDGGKPMKPFKEKPYCVDGTGAVKAVNKCGKVVSFCQTVLPGNEAMIIPTDVSDTMTLSVPDASYWAQTAAHYYVNPPGVDASRGCVWGKITEAIGNWSPYVAGANTQSSGETFVKIAWNPEYMTTDNSKNTPTYGLKIECPDGGCNGLPCVIDPTKSGVGGVESPNTASVDGGANFCVVTVPKGKTANIVVFNTDGSTGEKPKPKEEPKPKPKEEPKPTPKPEPTTVAKVPKTTAAPPSSTTEAAFSIKKVNPTTSKSWSSESTSDPYFMGGIFLESTAVGKTKTYSDIEPTATAETVTTTEADGADSRAAAAAAAAASTSPSNEGGAADHGGSAIAGLVVAIVAAAALL